Genomic segment of Trichoderma breve strain T069 chromosome 7 map unlocalized scaffold00007, whole genome shotgun sequence:
GCCGCTGTGATTGTGTAGCCGCCGAATGCAAAATTTGCCGAGCCGTCGGCCTTGGGAAGATGTGACAGCTCAGCTGTAGGAGGAGCCATGGCTGCAAAAGATGAGGCGTTGTGGTGAAAGAAAGACGACAATGAGGTTACAAAGTGCCTGAGACTCAGATATGCACAAGATTGAAATTTTGCCCGTGATGAGGAGCCCGGCTTTGCTAGTCTCGATCTGCAAAGGTACATTCTCTGTTTAGGTACCTTGACAGCAGTGGGcgtggctgctgctctcaGGTTCAGGTACTAGCAGATACCTTGTGGGGACCTCCCATCACCAGTGACGTGGGgttgagctgctggcacATTCAGGTACCGATTTTCGCCATCCGGGTAgctcctcagcttcttcatcctgcATCTTACAAAGCACAGCTTCAGCATCGGTGAATGTGAATCCGAACACACGCGCCATGGCCTCCGAATCACCCGCCCAGCCAGCTCCTTCACCATCACTGGCCTCGGGCATCCCCAACCTGAAAGACAGAATCCCCAAGCTCGAGCCTCGCAGGAGGAGACCCGGCCCCTCCAACCCAACTCCTATTCCTCAGACTCCCGCTCTCCCTTCGCCCCCGGACTTGGCGGACTGGAGCTTCAAGCTCCCAAGCAGGCGCATTCTTTCAAAACAGGACCATGAGCTGTTTCTGGCCTCTCCAACCTACAGCCTCATTGCGGCTTGGGTCTTTGGCCTATCTGAGTCCGTAGTGGACACACCCAAGTCTGCCGTCAGGGATGAATCCCTGAGTGAGGGCGTCAAGACAATTTTAAGCATATTAGACCAAGCGGAAGCTTTTGTGTCTCAGTCGCCACCCAACGAGCAGGGCGGTTCTCGCTTCGGCAATAAGGCCTTTAGAGGCTTCCTGGATCTGGTGAACGAAAAGACCCCAGCATGGCATGAAAGTCTAGGCCTGCACAACACGgatgccatcgccgaggCATCTGCCTATTTTGCCCAGTCATTCGGTAACCGGAATCGAATCGACTATGGATCAGGACACGAGCTCAACTTTATGATGTGGCTACTTTGTCTGTACCAGCTCGGCATCTTGCAGCGTTCCGACTTCCAGGCACTTGTTCTCCGAGTCTTTGTTCGCTACATCTCCCTGATGCGAGTGGTCCAGATGGCGTATTATCTGGAACCTGCGGGCTCCCACGGTGTTTGGGGATTGGACGATTACCAATTCTTGCCGTTCCTCTTTGGCGCCTCTCAACTTCTACACCATCCGTACATCACCCCTCGCGCCATTCACCAGGACCTTACAGTCGAGGAATTCGGTGATGATTATCTCTATCTCGGCCAAGTCAACTTTGTCAACAGTACAAAGACTGTCAAAGGCCTACGATGGCACAGTCCCATGCTGGACGACATCTCATCTTCCAAGTCGTGGACTAAAATCGACGGAGGCATGCGCCGTATGTTTGTCGCCGAGGTTCTTGGAAAGCTACCGGTGATGCAGCATTTCATGTTCGGGTCCCTcatctctgctgctcctggtaTGAGTGAAGAAG
This window contains:
- a CDS encoding phosphotyrosyl phosphate activator (PTPA) protein domain-containing protein gives rise to the protein MASESPAQPAPSPSLASGIPNLKDRIPKLEPRRRRPGPSNPTPIPQTPALPSPPDLADWSFKLPSRRILSKQDHELFLASPTYSLIAAWVFGLSESVVDTPKSAVRDESLSEGVKTILSILDQAEAFVSQSPPNEQGGSRFGNKAFRGFLDLVNEKTPAWHESLGLHNTDAIAEASAYFAQSFGNRNRIDYGSGHELNFMMWLLCLYQLGILQRSDFQALVLRVFVRYISLMRVVQMAYYLEPAGSHGVWGLDDYQFLPFLFGASQLLHHPYITPRAIHQDLTVEEFGDDYLYLGQVNFVNSTKTVKGLRWHSPMLDDISSSKSWTKIDGGMRRMFVAEVLGKLPVMQHFMFGSLISAAPGMSEEDPSAAGEDDGEDHSNHNHTGQAHDGTGWGDCCGIKVPSSLAAAQEMKKGHVETLRRIPFD